One window of the Brevundimonas goettingensis genome contains the following:
- a CDS encoding TetR family transcriptional regulator: MAESGLAGATARTVAARAGSSPSAINYHFDSIERLYGIAQQQAISEARLWLAARLAEVDPGAPWGPAAFPAFAATVIDDWCATRRVLAQAEACDCAALAWRVSDTAGQWLSLWEGFWAAALPRFSLPVELAPVAAGILQSERFGHLARWRTPYDRAGLEEVCTRLAARLSGDAELLARPAPWRTMAETLSQQATVFPPLTGAEIRITQAVVEAVDEGGESAFTHRAAAVGAGLSLGAVTYHFPTRAALMAAGYAWLYQTIVISAQRSGVISADHDDLGRHILAFLDVGQSAPRARAFETFFFSATRDPALADFAARVRYSRGLSTLGFLSPVAPQLTRLDALLISHWISGAARASKAGATGAEGVKQALAAQAAAMFPRTPAV, translated from the coding sequence ATGGCCGAATCGGGCCTCGCCGGCGCGACAGCCCGGACGGTGGCGGCGCGAGCCGGGTCCTCGCCCTCGGCCATCAACTATCACTTTGACTCTATAGAACGATTGTACGGCATCGCCCAGCAGCAGGCGATCTCCGAGGCCCGCCTCTGGCTGGCGGCCCGTCTGGCCGAGGTGGACCCCGGCGCGCCTTGGGGTCCTGCCGCGTTTCCAGCCTTTGCGGCGACCGTCATCGACGACTGGTGCGCGACCCGGCGCGTCCTCGCACAGGCCGAGGCCTGCGACTGCGCCGCCTTGGCCTGGCGCGTTTCCGACACGGCCGGCCAGTGGCTCAGCCTCTGGGAAGGCTTCTGGGCCGCGGCCCTGCCGCGCTTCTCCCTGCCCGTCGAACTGGCGCCGGTCGCCGCCGGCATTCTGCAGTCCGAGCGGTTCGGCCACCTCGCCCGCTGGCGCACCCCCTATGACCGCGCCGGTCTGGAGGAGGTCTGCACCCGCCTGGCGGCGCGCCTATCAGGCGACGCTGAACTTCTGGCGCGCCCGGCCCCCTGGCGCACGATGGCGGAGACACTGTCACAACAGGCGACCGTCTTTCCTCCCCTGACCGGCGCGGAGATCCGGATCACCCAGGCCGTGGTGGAGGCCGTCGACGAAGGGGGCGAGAGCGCCTTCACCCACCGCGCCGCGGCCGTCGGCGCCGGGTTGAGCCTGGGCGCGGTGACCTATCATTTTCCCACCCGGGCCGCCCTGATGGCGGCGGGCTATGCCTGGCTCTACCAGACGATCGTCATCTCGGCCCAACGATCGGGCGTGATCAGCGCCGATCATGACGATCTGGGACGGCATATTCTGGCCTTTCTGGATGTCGGACAGTCCGCGCCGCGCGCCCGCGCCTTCGAGACCTTCTTCTTTTCGGCCACCCGCGATCCAGCCCTGGCCGACTTCGCCGCGCGGGTGCGCTACAGCCGCGGCCTCTCGACCCTGGGCTTCCTCAGCCCTGTTGCGCCGCAGCTGACGCGGCTGGACGCCTTGCTGATCTCGCACTGGATTTCGGGGGCGGCGCGCGCGTCGAAGGCCGGGGCGACGGGCGCCGAGGGCGTCAAACAGGCTCTCGCCGCCCAGGCGGCCGCGATGTTCCCGCGCACGCCCGCCGTCTGA
- a CDS encoding tyrosine-protein phosphatase, with the protein MKRVLLSAAALMLAVAPATVVLAQTAAAPVQQQAHSRLLPLEGVQNARDIGGYRTADGRTVKWDVIYRTAELSHLTAHDRGLLEARGLRSIHDLRTVEERRAQPTVWTDASAPTVTAFDYSMDTSGFATLFQGGMPTADRAREVFAASYPEMLKSQRPQQRALFEDLLKGEGAVLYHCSAGKDRTGMATALILSALGVPRETILADYELSNQYYRPDASPEAVAANPQAAAFMQLPADIRAVFMGVDKRYLQAVFDMIDRDHGSVETYLDRELGVDGADIERLKSLYLV; encoded by the coding sequence ATGAAGAGAGTTCTTCTCAGCGCCGCCGCCCTGATGCTGGCCGTCGCGCCAGCCACGGTGGTGCTTGCCCAGACCGCCGCCGCACCGGTCCAGCAGCAGGCGCACTCGCGCCTGCTGCCCCTGGAGGGCGTCCAGAACGCCCGCGACATCGGCGGCTATCGCACGGCCGACGGCCGCACGGTGAAGTGGGACGTGATCTATCGCACCGCCGAGCTGTCGCACCTGACGGCCCACGACAGGGGCCTGCTGGAGGCGCGCGGCCTGCGCTCCATCCACGACCTGCGGACGGTCGAGGAACGCCGGGCCCAGCCGACCGTCTGGACCGACGCGAGCGCCCCGACTGTCACCGCCTTCGACTATTCGATGGACACCTCGGGTTTCGCGACCCTGTTCCAGGGCGGGATGCCGACGGCGGACCGGGCGCGCGAGGTCTTCGCCGCCTCCTATCCGGAAATGCTCAAGTCGCAGCGGCCGCAGCAGCGCGCCCTGTTCGAGGACCTGCTCAAGGGTGAGGGCGCGGTGCTCTATCACTGCTCCGCCGGCAAGGACCGGACGGGGATGGCCACGGCCCTGATCCTGTCGGCCCTGGGCGTGCCGCGCGAGACGATCCTGGCGGATTATGAGCTGTCCAATCAGTACTATCGTCCGGACGCCTCGCCCGAGGCCGTCGCGGCCAATCCGCAGGCGGCGGCGTTCATGCAGCTTCCGGCCGATATCCGCGCCGTCTTCATGGGCGTCGACAAACGCTATCTGCAGGCGGTGTTCGACATGATCGACCGCGATCACGGCTCGGTCGAGACCTATCTCGACCGCGAACTGGGCGTCGATGGGGCCGACATCGAACGCCTGAAATCCCTGTACCTGGTCTGA
- the modA gene encoding molybdate ABC transporter substrate-binding protein, with the protein MSGPSRRSALAGLLLAAGLLAGVACSPAPAPRPLPPVTVFAAASLTDALGELASVYAARTGQVVRLSFAASGQVARQVEAGAPADIVILADRPWMDRLAASGRIAPGSRLGLLGNRLVLVAAPDARIEGEPLDWLKRTGGKLVIGDPDSVPAGAYARDWLKKAGRWDELQSSLVTAADVRAVRSFVARGEAQLGVVYRSDATGFAGVRVVQEPPPAEQPEIVYPAALTPMASPAAPAFLRWLRTSEAGAVFRRHGFEPLS; encoded by the coding sequence GTGAGCGGGCCCTCGCGCCGTTCGGCCCTGGCCGGCCTGCTACTGGCGGCCGGGCTTCTGGCCGGGGTCGCCTGTTCGCCCGCGCCCGCCCCCCGGCCGCTCCCGCCCGTCACCGTCTTCGCCGCCGCCTCCCTGACCGATGCGCTCGGCGAGCTGGCGAGCGTCTATGCGGCCCGGACCGGTCAGGTCGTGCGCCTGTCCTTCGCCGCCAGCGGGCAGGTCGCGCGCCAGGTCGAGGCCGGTGCGCCCGCCGACATCGTCATTCTGGCCGACCGCCCCTGGATGGACCGGCTGGCCGCCTCGGGCAGGATCGCGCCGGGGAGCCGTCTGGGCCTTCTGGGCAATCGGCTGGTTCTGGTGGCGGCGCCTGACGCCCGGATCGAGGGCGAACCGCTCGATTGGCTGAAACGGACGGGCGGAAAGCTGGTCATCGGCGATCCCGACAGCGTCCCGGCCGGCGCCTATGCGCGGGACTGGCTCAAGAAGGCGGGGCGATGGGACGAGTTGCAATCCTCGCTGGTCACCGCCGCCGACGTCCGGGCCGTGCGCAGCTTCGTGGCGCGGGGGGAGGCGCAGCTGGGCGTCGTCTATCGCAGCGACGCGACGGGCTTCGCCGGGGTCCGGGTGGTCCAGGAGCCTCCCCCCGCGGAACAGCCCGAGATCGTCTATCCCGCCGCCCTGACGCCGATGGCTTCGCCCGCCGCGCCGGCCTTCTTGCGTTGGCTGCGGACGTCGGAAGCGGGGGCGGTGTTCCGTCGCCACGGCTTCGAGCCCCTGTCTTGA
- a CDS encoding molybdopterin-binding oxidoreductase, translating to MSHRAPILALVAACFALAGPAAAQSVALRGADGGVTTLEAPELAALPRVSIPLTIYGEAHVFEGPLLIDVLTATGIQTGAALRGPALAQAVVVRAADGYAVVFGLAELDPGTRPNRIILADTVDGAPLKAGDGPFRLVAEGDLRPARSVRQVTAVEVVRLSTSGTHP from the coding sequence ATGTCGCATCGCGCCCCGATCCTCGCCCTCGTCGCCGCCTGTTTCGCCCTTGCGGGACCGGCGGCCGCGCAATCCGTCGCTCTGAGAGGAGCGGACGGCGGGGTCACGACGCTTGAGGCTCCGGAGCTCGCAGCCCTGCCCCGGGTCTCTATCCCCCTGACGATCTACGGCGAGGCCCATGTCTTCGAAGGGCCGCTGCTGATCGATGTGTTGACGGCCACGGGGATCCAGACCGGGGCGGCCCTGCGCGGCCCGGCCCTGGCCCAGGCGGTCGTGGTGCGGGCGGCGGACGGCTATGCGGTCGTCTTCGGTCTGGCCGAGCTGGATCCGGGGACGCGGCCGAACCGGATCATCCTGGCCGACACCGTCGACGGCGCGCCCCTGAAGGCCGGGGACGGGCCGTTTCGACTGGTGGCCGAGGGCGATCTCCGGCCGGCCCGGTCCGTGCGTCAGGTGACGGCGGTGGAGGTTGTGCGCCTGTCGACCTCTGGGACGCATCCGTGA
- a CDS encoding TonB-dependent receptor domain-containing protein, whose protein sequence is MPGSGLASAGVFYRNVDKVLFDSQTKVTGDLFDAPGLDRTGYDYVTTLNGGEGKLYGVELAYLQQFVFLPGAWSGFGFQGNLSLLDGDFEAPDGRTVAFPGVSNTIVNASIFYENFGLSARLSYQWRSSWIDTLDFAGLGDQMRDAYDNVDLPLRYAVTENASLYFDANNLTDETYVAYEGDVQHPTEVEQIGRRFLAGVRFRF, encoded by the coding sequence CTGCCGGGCTCGGGCCTGGCCTCGGCCGGCGTCTTCTACCGCAACGTCGACAAAGTCCTGTTCGACAGCCAGACCAAGGTCACGGGCGACCTGTTCGACGCCCCGGGTCTGGACCGCACCGGCTATGACTATGTCACCACCCTGAACGGCGGCGAAGGCAAGCTGTACGGCGTGGAGCTGGCCTATCTGCAGCAGTTCGTCTTCCTGCCGGGCGCCTGGAGCGGCTTCGGCTTCCAAGGCAATCTGTCGCTGCTGGACGGCGACTTCGAGGCCCCGGACGGCCGCACCGTCGCCTTCCCGGGCGTGTCGAACACCATCGTCAACGCCTCGATCTTCTACGAGAATTTCGGTCTGTCGGCGCGCCTCAGCTACCAGTGGCGCTCGTCCTGGATCGACACCCTCGACTTCGCCGGCTTAGGCGACCAGATGCGCGACGCCTATGACAACGTCGATCTGCCGCTGCGCTATGCGGTGACCGAAAACGCCTCGCTGTATTTCGACGCCAACAACCTGACCGACGAAACCTATGTCGCCTACGAGGGCGACGTGCAGCACCCGACCGAAGTCGAGCAGATCGGCCGCCGCTTCCTGGCCGGCGTGCGCTTCCGCTTCTGA
- the modB gene encoding molybdate ABC transporter permease subunit yields MFAPLTPFEAEALWLSLRVAAASLVGVVPVSLGLALLLARGRFGGKWLVEALVNLPLVLPPVVTGLALLMVFGVRGPVGGWLYEVFGLTLAFHWSGAALAAGIMALPLVVRPLRLSLEAVDRRLEQAAATLGASPLQVFLRITLPLALPGLVAGALLGFARAFGEFGATVTFAGSIPGETQTLPVAIYTVLQRSDGEQAALRLALLSVLVSVSALVVTEWINRRALARRGA; encoded by the coding sequence TTGTTCGCGCCCCTGACCCCGTTCGAGGCCGAGGCCCTGTGGCTGTCGCTGCGCGTGGCGGCGGCCTCCCTCGTGGGCGTCGTCCCCGTGTCCCTGGGGCTGGCCCTGTTGCTGGCGCGGGGGCGGTTCGGGGGCAAATGGCTGGTCGAGGCCCTGGTAAACCTGCCTCTGGTCCTGCCGCCGGTGGTGACGGGTCTGGCGCTGCTGATGGTCTTCGGGGTGCGCGGACCGGTCGGGGGCTGGCTGTATGAGGTCTTCGGCCTGACCCTGGCCTTTCATTGGAGCGGCGCGGCCCTGGCCGCCGGGATCATGGCCCTGCCGCTGGTCGTGCGGCCGCTCAGGCTGTCACTTGAGGCGGTCGATCGCCGGCTGGAGCAGGCGGCCGCCACCCTGGGCGCATCGCCGCTGCAGGTCTTTCTTCGCATCACCCTGCCCCTGGCCCTGCCGGGGCTGGTCGCCGGCGCCCTCTTGGGGTTCGCGCGGGCCTTCGGGGAGTTCGGGGCGACCGTGACCTTCGCGGGCTCCATTCCGGGCGAGACCCAGACCCTGCCGGTCGCCATCTATACGGTGCTGCAGCGCTCCGACGGCGAACAGGCGGCCCTGAGGCTGGCCCTGCTGTCGGTTCTCGTCTCGGTAAGCGCGCTCGTGGTCACCGAATGGATCAACCGCCGCGCCCTGGCCCGGAGGGGCGCATGA
- a CDS encoding molybdopterin molybdotransferase MoeA: MKLPTVEEARAAMLAAVTPLASTSTPLGEADGRRLAEPVRALRCQPPFDASAMDGWAVRVADVARGARLRIVGESAAGGEAGLAVGPGEAARIFTGAPLPAGADYVVVQEQARRDGDEVVLEAGRGPASYVRPCGGDFREGQVLLEAGVRLNPWRLALAASAGWARVVCGGRPRVAILPNGDELVEPGRAAGAHQIYNAGAPALAAFVARQGGVPKALRHARDDEADILSLIHGVTFDLLVTIGGASVGDHDRVKPALRSMGAELHVEGCAMRPGKPVWFALLPDGRPVLGLPGNPASALVCAELFLGPLLAAVQGGAEDMAFETAVLAEPLPSNGPRDHYMRARIETGRDGARRVTPFPNQDSSLVSVMAQADVLVRRPPFAPAAPLGAVVEILRPGV, encoded by the coding sequence ATGAAGCTGCCCACGGTGGAAGAGGCGCGGGCCGCCATGCTGGCGGCGGTGACGCCGCTGGCGTCGACCTCCACGCCGCTCGGCGAGGCGGACGGGCGTCGGCTGGCCGAACCCGTCCGGGCCTTGCGCTGCCAGCCGCCGTTCGACGCCTCGGCCATGGACGGCTGGGCGGTGCGGGTCGCCGACGTCGCGCGCGGCGCCCGGTTGCGAATCGTCGGCGAAAGCGCGGCGGGAGGCGAGGCCGGTCTGGCTGTCGGGCCGGGCGAGGCGGCGCGGATCTTCACCGGGGCGCCCCTGCCGGCGGGCGCCGACTATGTGGTGGTGCAGGAGCAGGCGCGGCGGGACGGCGACGAGGTGGTCCTGGAGGCCGGGCGCGGTCCGGCGAGCTATGTGCGGCCCTGCGGCGGCGACTTCCGCGAGGGTCAGGTCCTGCTGGAGGCGGGGGTGAGGCTCAATCCCTGGCGGCTGGCGTTGGCCGCCTCGGCGGGGTGGGCGAGAGTGGTCTGCGGGGGGCGTCCGCGCGTCGCCATCCTGCCCAACGGCGACGAGCTGGTGGAGCCGGGCCGGGCGGCGGGCGCGCACCAGATCTATAACGCCGGCGCCCCGGCCCTGGCGGCTTTCGTGGCGCGGCAGGGCGGCGTCCCGAAGGCGCTGCGGCACGCGCGGGACGACGAGGCGGACATCCTGTCGCTGATCCACGGTGTGACCTTCGACCTTCTGGTCACCATCGGCGGCGCCTCGGTCGGCGATCATGACCGGGTCAAGCCGGCGCTGCGGTCGATGGGCGCGGAGCTGCACGTCGAAGGCTGCGCCATGCGGCCGGGCAAGCCGGTCTGGTTCGCCCTCCTGCCCGACGGGCGGCCAGTGCTGGGCCTGCCCGGCAATCCGGCCTCGGCCCTGGTCTGCGCCGAACTGTTCCTGGGGCCCCTGCTGGCCGCCGTGCAGGGCGGGGCGGAGGACATGGCGTTCGAGACGGCGGTCCTCGCCGAGCCCCTGCCGTCCAACGGGCCGCGCGACCACTATATGCGCGCGCGCATCGAGACGGGGCGTGACGGCGCCCGGCGGGTGACGCCCTTCCCCAATCAGGATTCCTCGCTGGTCTCGGTCATGGCCCAGGCCGATGTTCTGGTGCGCCGGCCGCCGTTCGCCCCGGCGGCGCCCCTGGGCGCGGTCGTCGAAATCCTGCGCCCCGGAGTCTAG
- a CDS encoding molybdenum cofactor biosynthesis protein MoaE, protein MIRIQTEPLSPGEWLETFSRDRETTGAVASFTGLTRGGAGIERLVLDAYPGFTETVMEGIEAEARDRFEVQDVLAVHRWGPIGVGEPIIFVAVAAAHRRAAFEACDFLMDQFKVRAPFWKKEEGPDGVRWVEPRLQDHDDLARWAPGTL, encoded by the coding sequence GTGATCCGCATCCAGACCGAACCTCTGTCACCCGGCGAATGGCTGGAAACGTTTTCGCGCGACCGGGAAACGACCGGCGCCGTGGCCAGCTTCACCGGCCTGACGCGCGGCGGGGCAGGGATCGAGCGGCTGGTGCTGGACGCCTATCCGGGCTTCACCGAAACCGTGATGGAAGGGATCGAAGCCGAGGCGCGCGACCGGTTCGAGGTTCAGGACGTGCTGGCCGTGCACCGCTGGGGCCCGATCGGGGTTGGGGAGCCGATCATCTTCGTCGCCGTCGCCGCCGCCCATCGCCGCGCCGCCTTCGAGGCCTGCGACTTTCTCATGGACCAGTTCAAGGTCCGCGCGCCGTTCTGGAAGAAGGAGGAGGGACCCGACGGCGTGCGCTGGGTCGAGCCGCGCCTCCAGGATCACGATGACCTCGCCCGATGGGCGCCCGGAACCCTATGA
- a CDS encoding MoaD/ThiS family protein has translation MATVKLFGVFRDLAGWSESVIDVPTLGGLKAKLVEDHPGLAERLDHPTTLVIKNALMLHRSERGDDLPLEVSDEIAFGPPVSGG, from the coding sequence ATGGCGACGGTGAAACTGTTCGGCGTCTTCCGCGACCTGGCCGGCTGGAGCGAGAGCGTCATCGACGTTCCGACCCTGGGCGGGTTGAAGGCGAAACTGGTGGAGGATCATCCCGGCCTGGCCGAGCGGCTGGATCACCCGACGACGCTCGTGATCAAGAACGCCCTGATGCTGCATCGAAGCGAGCGCGGCGACGATCTGCCGCTCGAGGTCTCGGACGAGATCGCCTTCGGCCCGCCGGTCAGCGGGGGCTGA
- the moaA gene encoding GTP 3',8-cyclase MoaA, with the protein MTVLFQSVPSVTTARPVLIDPFGRRIDYLRVSVTDRCDLRCVYCMAERQAFLPRRDLLTLEELDRLCTGFIDLGTRRLRLTGGEPLVRKGFMDLVRGLSRHLESGRLEELTLTTNGTRLAEHADDLAACGVRRINVSLDTLDADLYRRITRGGELAKVMVGLDAARAAGLEVKINTVALKGDNAGALPDMVAWAHGRGMGLTLIETMPLGEIEADRMDQYLPLSEVRADFEARWTLTPLARRTSGPARYVRVEETGGTLGFITPMSHSFCEACNRVRVTCTGDLVLCLGREDGVALTPVLRNHPDDDEPLREAIRAAILAKPKGHDFRIDRPGAAPAVARPMSMTGG; encoded by the coding sequence ATGACGGTCCTGTTCCAGTCCGTCCCGTCCGTGACCACCGCCCGGCCGGTGCTGATCGACCCCTTCGGGCGGCGCATCGACTATCTGCGGGTCTCGGTGACCGACCGGTGCGATCTGCGCTGCGTCTACTGCATGGCCGAGCGCCAGGCCTTTTTGCCGCGCCGGGATTTGCTGACGCTCGAGGAGCTGGACCGGCTCTGCACCGGCTTCATCGACCTCGGGACGCGGCGGCTGCGGCTGACCGGCGGGGAGCCTCTGGTGCGCAAAGGCTTCATGGATCTGGTGCGCGGCCTGTCGCGCCATCTGGAGAGCGGGCGGCTGGAGGAGCTGACCCTGACCACCAACGGCACGCGGCTGGCTGAACATGCGGACGATCTGGCGGCCTGCGGCGTGCGGCGGATCAATGTATCGCTGGATACGCTGGATGCGGACCTCTATCGGCGCATCACCCGGGGCGGCGAGCTGGCCAAGGTCATGGTCGGGCTGGATGCGGCCCGGGCGGCGGGGCTGGAGGTCAAGATCAATACGGTCGCGCTGAAGGGCGACAACGCCGGCGCGCTCCCCGATATGGTGGCTTGGGCGCACGGGCGCGGAATGGGGCTGACCCTGATCGAGACCATGCCGCTGGGCGAGATCGAGGCCGACCGGATGGACCAGTATCTGCCCCTGTCCGAGGTCCGCGCGGACTTCGAGGCGCGCTGGACGCTTACGCCTCTGGCGCGGCGGACGTCGGGCCCGGCCCGCTATGTTCGGGTCGAGGAGACGGGCGGGACGCTGGGTTTCATCACCCCGATGAGCCACAGCTTCTGCGAGGCCTGCAACCGGGTGCGGGTGACCTGCACCGGCGATCTGGTCCTGTGCCTGGGGCGCGAGGACGGCGTGGCGCTGACGCCGGTGCTGCGCAACCATCCCGACGACGACGAACCGCTGCGTGAGGCCATCCGTGCGGCCATCCTCGCCAAGCCGAAGGGGCATGATTTCCGCATCGACCGGCCCGGCGCGGCGCCCGCCGTGGCGCGGCCCATGTCGATGACGGGGGGGTGA
- the moaC gene encoding cyclic pyranopterin monophosphate synthase MoaC: MPDEPSRLTHIDADGRARMVDVSDKAETAREATARGRIVMAPETLALALSGEGKKGDVRAVAEIAGLMAAKRTSDLIPMCHPLMLTSVKVRVEPTADETGLEVVATVRTKGQTGVEMEALTAASVALLTLYDMLKAADRGMVIEQVALLAKSGGASGDWTRA; the protein is encoded by the coding sequence ATGCCGGACGAACCGTCCCGACTGACCCATATCGACGCCGACGGGCGGGCCCGGATGGTCGACGTCTCCGACAAGGCCGAGACGGCGCGCGAGGCGACGGCGCGGGGCCGCATCGTCATGGCGCCGGAGACCCTGGCGCTCGCCCTGTCGGGCGAGGGCAAGAAGGGCGACGTGCGGGCGGTGGCGGAGATCGCCGGGCTGATGGCCGCCAAGCGGACCAGTGACCTGATCCCGATGTGCCATCCCCTGATGCTGACCTCGGTCAAGGTGAGGGTCGAACCGACCGCTGACGAGACCGGGCTGGAGGTCGTGGCGACGGTGCGGACCAAGGGGCAGACCGGGGTGGAGATGGAGGCCCTGACGGCGGCGAGCGTCGCCCTGCTGACCCTCTACGACATGCTCAAGGCGGCGGATCGCGGCATGGTCATCGAACAGGTGGCGCTGTTGGCCAAATCGGGCGGCGCCTCGGGCGACTGGACCCGCGCATGA
- a CDS encoding TIGR02300 family protein encodes MADPQLGAKQVCPNCQAKFYDLNRRPAHCPKCDTEFDPEEAIKLRSRRGRPGGYAADDAEDQVDEKKVSDDEDEEEDVATPEIDEEGHEPILTPDDEDDVVTDPTDEPGMGSSDGDDDVLADDDDDSVPFIEDEDDDGFDEDIAKGGDDDDL; translated from the coding sequence GTGGCCGATCCCCAACTTGGCGCCAAGCAGGTCTGTCCGAACTGCCAGGCCAAATTCTACGACCTGAACCGTCGCCCCGCTCACTGCCCGAAGTGCGACACCGAATTCGATCCGGAAGAAGCGATCAAGCTGCGCAGCCGTCGCGGCCGTCCGGGCGGTTACGCCGCCGACGACGCTGAAGATCAGGTCGACGAGAAGAAGGTCTCGGACGACGAGGATGAGGAAGAGGACGTCGCAACCCCGGAAATCGACGAGGAAGGCCACGAGCCGATCCTGACGCCGGACGACGAGGACGATGTGGTCACCGACCCGACCGACGAACCCGGCATGGGCTCGAGCGACGGCGACGACGATGTCCTGGCCGACGATGACGACGACTCCGTCCCCTTCATCGAGGATGAGGACGACGACGGCTTCGACGAAGACATCGCCAAGGGCGGTGACGACGACGATCTCTGA
- the moaB gene encoding molybdenum cofactor biosynthesis protein B — MTETLPKPVLPAPGGKLIDAPLTVVRIGVLTISDTRDEESDTSGGILADRIVEAGHDCAAKTIVPDDIAAIRAQVRAWISAGTVDAIITTGGTGLTGRDVTPEALEPLFDKRIDGFSVIFHQVSYQTVGLSTLQSRATAGIIDGVFVFCLPGSNGAVRDGWDKVIRWQLDSRHKPCNMVELMPRLLER, encoded by the coding sequence ATGACCGAAACCCTCCCCAAACCCGTTCTGCCCGCTCCCGGCGGCAAGCTGATCGACGCTCCCCTGACGGTCGTGCGGATCGGCGTCCTGACCATCTCCGACACCCGGGACGAGGAAAGCGACACCTCCGGCGGCATCCTCGCCGACCGGATCGTGGAGGCGGGCCACGACTGTGCGGCGAAGACGATTGTCCCCGACGACATCGCGGCGATCCGGGCCCAGGTGCGGGCGTGGATCTCGGCCGGGACGGTCGATGCGATCATCACCACCGGCGGCACCGGCCTGACCGGACGCGACGTCACTCCCGAGGCGCTGGAGCCCCTGTTCGACAAGCGCATCGACGGCTTTTCCGTGATCTTCCATCAGGTCAGCTACCAGACGGTGGGTCTGTCGACCCTGCAGTCGCGCGCCACGGCGGGGATCATCGACGGGGTCTTCGTCTTCTGCCTGCCGGGCTCGAACGGGGCGGTGCGCGACGGCTGGGACAAGGTCATTCGCTGGCAACTCGACAGCCGTCACAAGCCCTGCAACATGGTCGAGCTGATGCCCCGGCTGCTGGAGCGATGA
- a CDS encoding ATP-binding cassette domain-containing protein: protein MSLSFWVRARRGDFALDAACDAPGKAVALVGPSGAGKTTLLQGLAGLIPTEEVRLTVNDRALVDTAMGLDPPAHARGLGYVFQDGRLFPHLSVGANVAFGARWAKKPMSVAEALKLVDLEGFEHRRPAGLSGGEMRRVAIARALLPRPRLLLLDEPFAGLDDARRQALIAWLLRLRDTVKTPMIVVSHDDRDVAALAETVLTLDRGRQV, encoded by the coding sequence ATGAGCCTGTCCTTCTGGGTCCGCGCCAGACGCGGCGATTTCGCGCTCGACGCGGCCTGCGACGCCCCGGGCAAGGCCGTCGCCCTGGTGGGCCCCTCGGGGGCGGGCAAGACCACCCTGTTGCAGGGGCTGGCCGGGCTGATCCCGACCGAGGAGGTCCGGCTGACCGTCAATGACCGGGCGCTGGTGGATACGGCCATGGGTCTGGACCCGCCCGCCCATGCGCGCGGCCTTGGCTATGTGTTTCAGGACGGGCGGTTGTTCCCGCATCTGTCGGTCGGGGCCAATGTCGCCTTCGGGGCGCGCTGGGCGAAGAAGCCCATGTCGGTCGCCGAGGCCCTGAAGCTGGTCGATCTGGAGGGGTTCGAACATCGCCGTCCCGCCGGCCTGTCGGGCGGAGAGATGCGCCGCGTCGCTATTGCACGGGCCTTGCTGCCGCGTCCGCGCCTGCTGCTGCTGGATGAGCCCTTCGCCGGTCTGGACGACGCGCGCCGCCAGGCCCTGATCGCCTGGCTGCTCAGGCTGCGGGACACGGTGAAGACACCCATGATCGTGGTGTCCCACGATGATCGCGACGTCGCGGCCCTGGCCGAGACCGTGCTGACGCTGGATCGCGGTCGGCAGGTCTGA